Proteins from one Polynucleobacter wuianus genomic window:
- a CDS encoding polysaccharide biosynthesis/export family protein → MQANYLKSPVVLETAEQPAVPDYQIYQVTPKLITDLNKAREQKEREALEKLGPGMHNEELNYRIGRADALRVNVVGYPEFTLVAGLQNMSPTVMGVPSGSRVVYGDGYLDFPYAGRFKVEGLTREQLHDELVARLSKYIVKPQVDIEISGFRSRRMMAAGEFKNPGAYSATDQLMHISDLIGLAGGYTDNADLTQVLITRDKEAITLDLENLFYRGKISYDVMMHPSDVVTIPDKFSRKIFILGEVGTSPNLNQSRSYVMRRGLMSLTEVLSDAGGLNPFSSAANKVFLFRADKDNNKIAIYRLDASQPEALVMADEFKVQPRDVVFVSPTDFVEIGRIISQILPGIFGYNNAFAVPASNRPF, encoded by the coding sequence ATGCAGGCTAATTACCTTAAGTCGCCGGTTGTTTTAGAGACTGCTGAGCAACCTGCAGTTCCAGATTATCAAATATATCAAGTTACGCCAAAACTCATTACGGATTTAAATAAAGCGAGAGAGCAAAAGGAGCGTGAAGCTCTCGAGAAACTGGGCCCAGGAATGCATAATGAAGAATTGAACTATCGCATTGGCCGGGCAGACGCTCTTCGGGTCAACGTGGTTGGATATCCAGAGTTTACTTTAGTCGCAGGTCTCCAAAATATGTCTCCAACGGTGATGGGTGTGCCTTCAGGCTCTCGAGTGGTTTACGGAGATGGCTATTTAGATTTTCCCTATGCGGGAAGGTTTAAAGTTGAAGGCTTAACTCGCGAGCAGCTTCACGACGAATTAGTGGCCAGGTTGTCAAAATATATCGTCAAACCTCAGGTTGATATTGAAATTTCAGGTTTTCGCTCGAGGCGGATGATGGCTGCTGGAGAATTTAAAAATCCAGGTGCATACTCAGCAACCGACCAGTTAATGCACATCTCTGATTTGATCGGTCTTGCTGGCGGTTATACCGATAACGCTGATTTAACCCAAGTCTTGATCACTCGCGACAAAGAAGCCATTACTTTAGATTTAGAAAATCTTTTTTACAGGGGCAAGATTTCATATGATGTAATGATGCACCCGAGCGATGTGGTAACTATTCCTGATAAATTTTCGCGTAAGATCTTCATTTTGGGTGAAGTTGGTACATCGCCTAATCTAAATCAGTCTAGGTCTTATGTGATGCGCAGGGGGCTTATGAGTCTAACCGAGGTTCTATCTGATGCTGGAGGTCTTAATCCATTCTCTTCTGCTGCAAATAAAGTGTTTTTATTTAGGGCAGACAAGGATAACAATAAGATTGCCATCTATCGCTTAGATGCTTCTCAGCCTGAGGCTCTAGTGATGGCGGATGAATTCAAAGTTCAGCCAAGGGATGTGGTTTTTGTAAGCCCTACCGATTTTGTTGAAATCGGTCGTATTATCAGTCAAATTCTTCCTGGAATTTTTGGATATAACAATGCGTTTGCTGTACCTGCAAGCAATAGACCTTTCTAA
- a CDS encoding DUF1501 domain-containing protein, whose translation MNLSLKRREFLKAASCAGCFTPALGIQSLAWGHSGSESSPLLLTVFLRGGADGLNFVSPVNDVNFVDARAQELRVLESGSQAGFLLKQTLSPHTGFYLHREAGAFAELYNSKYLAVVHSAGINDATRSHFVAQLMIERGVGDTSVVKNTQASTSSLGWMTKALNALPQYSNQINAYAASSILPVILEGSPTVLVAPDLHAGLGTPWLQPAFGLPMEILNTDKKTIESQYQDLYRASKEALYLQAKINQSFGQNSYGKTLPYKPSGAANYQVAGSFGRSLASIAHLAKTNVGLRLANVSLGGWDTHDSQPSRFSNAVRLLSSGLGSFYEDMTASNKSVIIVIMTEFGRRVRPNKSNGTDHGHGACWFVIGDKVKGGNFIGRWPGLNINELDQGVDLAVTTDYRQIIFESLVASGLDSNKSLSDWQAESTKNPLGLFDKKV comes from the coding sequence ATGAATCTCTCTCTTAAAAGGCGCGAGTTCCTTAAAGCAGCAAGCTGCGCAGGTTGCTTTACTCCAGCTCTTGGTATTCAGTCCTTAGCCTGGGGCCACTCAGGTAGCGAAAGCTCACCACTATTACTAACCGTTTTTTTACGCGGTGGTGCCGATGGTTTAAATTTTGTCAGCCCAGTCAATGACGTTAATTTTGTTGATGCAAGAGCACAGGAGTTGCGTGTTTTGGAGTCTGGTAGCCAAGCAGGTTTTTTGCTAAAACAAACCCTAAGCCCTCACACTGGTTTTTATTTGCATCGTGAAGCAGGCGCATTTGCAGAGCTCTATAATTCGAAATATCTAGCGGTGGTCCACTCTGCAGGAATTAATGATGCGACTCGCTCCCATTTTGTTGCACAGCTCATGATAGAACGGGGGGTGGGAGACACCTCAGTAGTGAAAAATACTCAAGCATCAACATCTTCTTTGGGGTGGATGACTAAGGCATTAAATGCCCTGCCACAATATTCAAACCAGATTAACGCTTATGCCGCAAGCTCAATACTACCAGTAATCTTAGAGGGAAGCCCCACTGTCTTAGTTGCGCCAGATCTTCATGCGGGTCTTGGAACCCCATGGCTGCAGCCAGCATTTGGCTTGCCTATGGAAATACTCAATACTGATAAAAAGACCATCGAATCGCAATATCAAGATCTCTATAGAGCATCAAAAGAGGCTCTTTACTTGCAAGCAAAGATTAATCAATCTTTTGGACAAAATTCCTATGGCAAGACCCTTCCCTATAAACCGAGTGGGGCAGCAAACTATCAGGTCGCAGGGAGTTTTGGGCGCTCACTTGCGTCAATTGCCCATCTTGCCAAGACGAATGTAGGTCTGCGCCTAGCTAATGTCAGCTTAGGCGGTTGGGATACCCATGACAGTCAGCCTAGTCGCTTTTCAAATGCTGTTCGCCTACTCTCTAGTGGTTTAGGTTCTTTTTACGAAGATATGACAGCAAGCAATAAATCCGTGATTATTGTCATCATGACAGAATTTGGTAGAAGGGTTCGCCCCAATAAGAGCAATGGTACCGACCATGGGCATGGGGCCTGCTGGTTTGTGATAGGCGATAAAGTCAAGGGTGGCAACTTTATAGGAAGATGGCCTGGTCTGAACATCAATGAACTCGATCAAGGTGTAGATTTAGCCGTCACCACCGATTATCGACAAATTATTTTTGAATCCCTAGTAGCTAGCGGATTAGATAGCAATAAAAGCCTATCTGACTGGCAGGCTGAGTCTACTAAAAATCCGCTGGGTTTATTTGACAAAAAGGTATGA
- a CDS encoding GNVR domain-containing protein codes for MELNRSKLSELQEGSLGTPSISALFENIVFFRKQFYATVGIVVGLFLTYAFLSTPIYVSETLIQVEDKKESNIGALNQISRALNVETSAVYGEIDILRSRVVVGQAVEQLRANVDVDVLGVIPFVARWLARILPEEKNGLIEALIKIPGVSWGGEVLRINQMIIPEKYIGKPLFLKIGEDQNWQLHTNKGDVVLTGKGVSSTLVSDDGLFALSIKEIIARPGDSFKIIVYRPLETIQSIQDALIATETKKGSNIIRASYEYKDPIRAQAIMSAIANNYVQANTNRRSEEASRSLEFLNNELPRLKEKLEIAESNLTQFRRQNNAVDIPTDIKELLAQSTNLEKIKVDIGLKLQEVSTKYTPLHPNYIALDSQLQKANSDSVKLNAKISALPQVQQEYIRFERDVDVYGQLYANLLNNAQQLQIAKAGTIANVAIVDPPIVPDLPEKPKKRAIVLLGLFLGLLAGFIVCQLLAMLTGLIRDPAQVEEQTGLQNFAILPISIEQYDESSKELEHPFETHPFLLSQQSPNAMAVEALRSLRTSLLFSLSEKVAGNLILVSSAVPGQGKSFISANLAYLIASTGKKVMLLEADIWRASMTRYLSYSKEAPGFSEVLKGSHSLDQVIIKDVFPNLSFIPSGTRIQNSGDLCASEAAVNLFAELKLRYDYVIVDSPPVLSVIDTLSLGAYADLIAFVVRQNLVSAFEVKEAVSLFSKAGHSIDGLIFNCFVPLALAFGSGYGNLYREYGRYGIYGLVPSYQARNSILYKKDL; via the coding sequence ATGGAACTTAATCGCTCAAAGCTTTCCGAACTACAAGAGGGTAGTCTTGGCACGCCATCCATTAGCGCCTTATTTGAAAATATTGTCTTTTTTCGCAAGCAGTTTTACGCAACTGTTGGTATTGTGGTTGGTTTGTTCTTAACATACGCATTTTTGTCTACACCTATTTACGTATCTGAGACTTTGATACAGGTTGAGGACAAGAAAGAGTCAAACATTGGTGCACTTAATCAGATATCACGTGCTCTCAATGTTGAGACATCCGCTGTTTATGGCGAGATTGATATTTTGCGATCCAGAGTTGTGGTGGGTCAGGCTGTAGAGCAATTACGGGCAAACGTTGATGTCGATGTGCTTGGTGTTATCCCCTTTGTTGCTCGCTGGCTTGCTCGAATATTGCCCGAAGAAAAAAATGGGCTTATTGAGGCCCTCATTAAAATTCCAGGTGTTTCATGGGGTGGAGAGGTATTGCGAATTAATCAGATGATTATTCCTGAGAAGTACATTGGGAAGCCTTTGTTTTTAAAGATAGGAGAAGATCAAAATTGGCAATTACATACAAATAAAGGTGATGTTGTGCTTACTGGCAAGGGGGTCTCCTCAACTTTAGTGAGCGATGATGGACTCTTTGCCTTAAGTATTAAAGAAATAATTGCAAGGCCTGGCGATAGTTTTAAGATAATAGTTTATAGACCGCTTGAAACTATTCAGAGTATCCAAGATGCATTGATTGCCACTGAAACAAAAAAAGGATCAAATATTATTCGCGCTAGTTATGAATATAAAGACCCTATCCGTGCGCAAGCTATCATGTCTGCAATTGCTAACAATTACGTGCAGGCTAATACTAATCGAAGATCAGAAGAGGCAAGTCGCAGTTTAGAGTTTTTGAATAATGAATTACCTCGTCTGAAAGAAAAACTTGAGATAGCCGAGTCTAATCTCACCCAGTTTCGCAGGCAAAACAATGCTGTTGATATTCCTACCGATATTAAAGAATTGCTTGCTCAATCCACTAATCTTGAAAAGATAAAGGTCGATATCGGCTTGAAATTACAAGAGGTGAGTACCAAATATACGCCGCTTCACCCAAACTACATTGCCCTTGATAGTCAGCTGCAAAAGGCTAATTCTGACTCGGTAAAGTTAAACGCTAAAATTAGCGCATTACCCCAAGTTCAGCAGGAGTACATTAGATTTGAGCGTGATGTAGATGTGTACGGGCAACTTTATGCCAATTTGCTTAATAATGCGCAACAGCTTCAAATTGCGAAAGCTGGAACAATTGCTAATGTTGCGATTGTAGACCCCCCGATTGTCCCTGATTTACCTGAAAAACCAAAAAAACGAGCTATAGTTTTATTGGGCCTATTTCTCGGATTGCTTGCTGGATTTATAGTTTGCCAACTTCTTGCAATGCTTACTGGATTAATAAGAGATCCTGCTCAGGTTGAAGAGCAAACTGGATTGCAGAACTTTGCTATCTTGCCTATTTCTATAGAGCAATATGATGAAAGCTCAAAAGAGCTAGAACACCCATTTGAAACGCATCCGTTCCTTTTGTCCCAACAGAGTCCAAATGCTATGGCTGTGGAGGCATTGAGGAGTTTGCGAACCTCCTTACTATTTTCACTTTCGGAAAAGGTTGCAGGTAATCTTATTCTAGTTTCCTCTGCGGTACCAGGACAAGGAAAATCCTTCATCAGTGCTAATTTAGCTTATTTGATTGCCTCTACAGGTAAAAAAGTCATGCTACTGGAAGCGGATATTTGGCGTGCTTCGATGACAAGGTACTTAAGTTACTCAAAAGAAGCCCCTGGTTTTTCTGAGGTTTTGAAGGGGAGTCATTCTTTGGATCAGGTGATTATTAAGGATGTGTTTCCAAATTTAAGCTTTATACCAAGTGGCACTAGAATTCAAAACTCTGGCGATCTTTGCGCTTCAGAGGCTGCAGTAAATTTATTTGCTGAGTTAAAGTTGCGGTATGACTATGTCATAGTCGACTCACCGCCAGTTTTATCTGTTATTGATACCTTATCCCTAGGCGCTTATGCGGACCTTATAGCATTTGTTGTGAGACAAAATTTAGTCAGCGCTTTTGAGGTTAAGGAGGCAGTCAGCTTGTTTTCTAAAGCCGGTCATAGTATTGATGGCTTAATTTTTAATTGTTTTGTACCTTTAGCACTTGCTTTTGGATCTGGTTACGGAAATTTATATCGCGAATATGGAAGATATGGAATTTATGGTTTGGTACCTAGCTATCAGGCTAGAAATTCAATCTTATACAAAAAAGATTTATAA
- a CDS encoding DUF1800 domain-containing protein, with translation MAALFSKAITSTLQSSRNPPPKVSLISPYTFLNRLTFGPNSTSVEEFKKLGLNQWLDWQLRPQFEDDPDCKERMANFLLKIWYPADKEGRWPAVNEKRKFWSLDKSPTELMKIIEPGKNSNYKEQFIPYEEVVFASIIRSIYSQWQVQEVITSFWHNHFSVNAMDGLAKILFPIYDQEVIRPHALGNFRTLLEAVAKSPVMLTYLNNNSSRVGAPNENYAREFFELHTLGVSAYLNNTYSRWKDVPGANNGRPIGYIDHDVRELAKVFTGWTVGNGAPLGDGKNLPRTGEFIYIDAWHDPSPKRVLANELYSNQGPLQDGLRALDLAAYHPATARFISHKLCARLLMDNPPESLVKSAAQVWIAKQHDSHQIAEVIRHIATSAEFANTISTKIKRPIELLASFVRATGQDFTPSDELLFQISFCGQTPYAWPTPEGLPDNNQRWLGASVLLQRWNLISGITENRWGCGVMNPFKLLDLTNKISALTLAKTCLNKIYGAENAPDISKQLMAAAKLAPNDLVSDPAIARRMLAWSAMAPQFQIR, from the coding sequence ATGGCTGCCCTCTTCTCGAAAGCAATAACATCTACCTTACAATCATCGAGAAATCCCCCCCCCAAAGTATCTCTTATTTCCCCTTACACCTTTCTAAATCGTCTCACGTTTGGCCCGAACTCGACGAGTGTTGAAGAATTTAAAAAATTAGGCCTAAACCAGTGGTTAGACTGGCAATTGCGACCCCAGTTCGAAGATGACCCCGATTGTAAAGAGCGCATGGCCAATTTTTTACTAAAAATTTGGTATCCAGCCGATAAAGAGGGTCGCTGGCCAGCGGTAAACGAAAAACGAAAATTCTGGTCTCTTGATAAATCACCAACTGAACTAATGAAAATCATTGAGCCAGGCAAAAACTCCAACTATAAAGAACAATTCATACCTTATGAGGAGGTTGTTTTCGCGTCTATTATTCGGTCGATTTACAGTCAATGGCAAGTACAAGAGGTGATTACTAGTTTTTGGCACAACCATTTCAGTGTTAATGCAATGGACGGCTTAGCGAAGATTCTATTTCCAATTTACGACCAAGAGGTAATCAGACCGCATGCACTCGGTAACTTCCGCACTTTACTTGAGGCGGTAGCCAAAAGCCCTGTAATGCTAACCTACCTAAATAATAATTCTTCGCGAGTAGGCGCTCCTAATGAAAATTATGCTCGAGAATTTTTTGAGCTTCACACTCTTGGCGTCTCGGCTTATCTCAATAACACCTATAGTAGATGGAAAGATGTTCCAGGCGCAAACAATGGTAGACCCATAGGGTATATTGACCATGATGTTCGCGAACTTGCCAAAGTCTTTACTGGATGGACTGTTGGCAACGGCGCACCCTTGGGAGATGGTAAAAACCTTCCGCGTACTGGTGAATTTATCTATATTGATGCCTGGCATGATCCATCGCCAAAGCGCGTGCTAGCAAATGAACTGTATTCCAATCAGGGACCGTTACAAGATGGTTTAAGGGCCTTGGATCTAGCCGCATATCATCCTGCCACCGCGCGTTTTATCTCTCATAAACTTTGCGCACGCTTACTAATGGATAACCCTCCTGAAAGTCTCGTAAAAAGTGCTGCGCAAGTATGGATTGCGAAGCAACATGACTCACATCAAATTGCAGAGGTCATAAGGCACATCGCTACCAGCGCAGAATTTGCAAACACAATCAGTACCAAGATTAAGCGTCCAATAGAGCTTTTGGCAAGTTTTGTACGGGCAACTGGGCAAGACTTTACCCCTAGCGACGAGTTACTTTTTCAGATAAGCTTTTGTGGGCAAACTCCTTACGCATGGCCTACTCCCGAAGGACTACCCGATAATAATCAGCGTTGGCTTGGGGCTAGCGTACTTTTACAACGCTGGAATTTAATTTCAGGCATTACTGAAAACCGCTGGGGATGTGGCGTCATGAATCCATTTAAACTTTTAGATTTAACTAATAAAATTTCAGCACTCACATTAGCTAAAACTTGCCTAAATAAAATATATGGCGCTGAAAATGCGCCCGATATCAGCAAACAATTAATGGCGGCCGCTAAATTAGCACCAAATGATCTTGTTAGCGATCCTGCAATAGCCCGTCGCATGCTAGCATGGTCAGCGATGGCACCCCAATTTCAAATACGCTAA
- a CDS encoding arsenate reductase/protein-tyrosine-phosphatase family protein yields the protein MAAIDGFFKKLINLVLDFSFMDKLRILTVCTANICRSPVAQLVLKEFLRSKEVVVTSAGIMAVNFLPAHKFINEIMHQEGYKDIALHQSHVIIPQMISLSDIILCMENTHLKWITEKNPSAIGKTRLLSHWSSKEDVPDPIGEPFEVFIENVKLIKQYCNEWSSKIVEIGFV from the coding sequence TTGGCAGCAATTGATGGCTTTTTTAAAAAATTGATCAACTTGGTCTTAGATTTTAGCTTTATGGATAAATTACGCATATTGACTGTTTGTACAGCCAACATATGTCGCAGCCCGGTAGCGCAGTTAGTGCTCAAAGAGTTTTTAAGGTCAAAGGAGGTTGTAGTCACCTCGGCTGGTATAATGGCAGTTAATTTCTTACCAGCCCATAAGTTTATTAATGAAATAATGCACCAAGAGGGCTATAAGGACATTGCGTTGCACCAATCTCATGTCATAATCCCACAAATGATTAGCCTTTCAGATATTATTCTTTGCATGGAAAATACTCATCTTAAGTGGATTACTGAAAAGAATCCCAGTGCAATTGGTAAGACGCGTTTGCTTTCCCATTGGTCAAGCAAGGAAGATGTTCCCGATCCGATTGGGGAACCCTTTGAAGTTTTTATAGAAAATGTCAAGTTGATTAAACAATATTGCAATGAGTGGAGCTCTAAGATTGTTGAAATTGGCTTTGTTTAA
- a CDS encoding IS110 family RNA-guided transposase, which produces MADQLNNKPYGAWIAIDIAKDFNAVLSETKEGKRQHFRIANSAADHHRFIAFLKSLPPPCIIGFEATGNYHRALGHRLVTAGFEVCFISSVASARYREVMFNSWDKNDPKDAAVLLELLKQGITQRYVDPLIAGHHDLQELSKTYYQVTLSRTRLQHSILTHYLPLYFPEMGKWWNSTRSAWWINYLLHFPIPSAVIKYSQEAFCQIASPVVGRKVNKAAKLIELYETALHSIGLPVEEDSLACKTFQIQLRRYQEINDCRTQLELTAQAVLSDNLDSAILQSVPGIGPINALTILAEGGDLRRFDHHRQFLKYCGFDLAKNQSGNYRGQEQISKRGNARLRLALWMSVNRAIQQPENSFQQKYLRYIKSAPQDKDLQRKARTAVAAKMARVVYGLVKSKQMYQGYYEKALPSGSIPLCGAVEAARTS; this is translated from the coding sequence ATGGCTGACCAATTAAACAATAAACCCTATGGGGCATGGATTGCAATTGATATTGCCAAGGACTTTAATGCCGTGTTAAGCGAGACTAAAGAGGGTAAAAGGCAGCATTTTCGGATAGCTAATTCTGCTGCCGATCATCATCGTTTTATTGCTTTTCTAAAGAGCTTGCCGCCACCTTGCATTATTGGCTTTGAAGCAACCGGCAATTACCACCGCGCATTAGGGCATCGCTTGGTAACAGCGGGTTTTGAAGTCTGCTTTATTTCTTCGGTAGCGAGCGCCCGGTATCGGGAGGTGATGTTCAACTCCTGGGATAAAAATGATCCTAAAGATGCTGCAGTGCTTTTGGAGCTGCTTAAACAAGGGATTACTCAGCGCTATGTTGATCCATTAATTGCAGGGCATCATGATCTCCAAGAACTCTCTAAAACCTACTACCAAGTCACTTTGAGTCGCACGCGCTTACAGCACTCCATACTCACGCATTACCTGCCTTTATATTTTCCTGAGATGGGTAAATGGTGGAACAGTACCCGCTCGGCATGGTGGATCAATTATCTTTTGCACTTCCCCATCCCTAGCGCAGTAATTAAGTACTCTCAAGAAGCGTTTTGCCAGATTGCCAGCCCTGTCGTTGGCCGTAAGGTTAACAAGGCAGCCAAGCTCATTGAGCTTTATGAGACCGCCTTGCATAGCATTGGACTACCTGTTGAGGAAGATTCCTTGGCTTGTAAAACCTTTCAAATACAACTGCGACGCTATCAAGAGATTAATGATTGTCGTACGCAGCTAGAGCTAACAGCTCAGGCAGTATTGTCCGATAACCTAGATTCTGCCATTTTGCAAAGTGTGCCGGGGATTGGTCCGATTAATGCCTTAACGATTCTGGCGGAAGGTGGCGATCTGCGTCGATTTGACCATCACCGTCAGTTCTTAAAGTATTGCGGGTTTGATCTAGCCAAAAACCAATCAGGCAACTACCGTGGTCAAGAACAAATCTCCAAGCGGGGTAATGCGCGCCTGCGCTTAGCGCTGTGGATGTCAGTCAACCGTGCCATTCAGCAACCTGAGAACAGTTTCCAGCAAAAATATCTACGCTATATTAAAAGTGCGCCTCAAGATAAAGATTTACAGCGCAAGGCAAGGACTGCGGTGGCAGCAAAGATGGCGCGTGTAGTTTACGGATTAGTGAAGTCAAAACAGATGTATCAAGGTTACTATGAAAAAGCTTTACCCAGTGGATCGATCCCTCTCTGTGGGGCCGTAGAGGCCGCAAGGACCTCGTAG
- the nadA gene encoding quinolinate synthase NadA, which produces MNSTVSTPIAFDYPQQDASGLTCTAQAWAKVPAPLTDVQKQSVLARIRSELIARKAVLIAHYYVDGAIQDLALETGGFVADSLEMARFGKNHPAQTLIVAGVRFMGETAKILSPEKTVLMPDLEATCSLDLGCPADQFALFRSLHPDRVVVVYANTSAAVKAQADWMVTSSCALAIVHQLHQQGKKILWAPDRHLGSYIQEQTGADMLLWNGACIVHDEFKGVELELLRAQHPQAVVLVHPESPSSVVAQADVVGSTSAMIKAVVDGNAAEYIVATDQGILHRMRQLAPGKHLIAAPTAGQSATCKSCANCPWMAMNGLQGILQCLEQGSGEIDVPEPTRSNALICIERMLDFTEHHPELLAKAQHGFVKNIGAA; this is translated from the coding sequence ATGAATTCCACTGTTAGCACACCAATTGCCTTTGATTATCCTCAGCAAGATGCCTCTGGGCTAACTTGCACAGCACAAGCATGGGCTAAAGTGCCGGCACCTTTAACGGATGTCCAAAAACAGTCTGTACTTGCTCGTATTCGTTCGGAATTGATTGCCCGCAAGGCAGTCTTAATTGCGCACTACTATGTCGATGGGGCAATTCAAGATCTGGCACTAGAGACTGGTGGCTTTGTTGCAGACTCTCTAGAAATGGCGCGCTTTGGTAAAAATCATCCTGCACAAACCTTAATTGTGGCTGGGGTGCGCTTTATGGGTGAGACTGCCAAAATTCTCAGTCCAGAAAAAACCGTCTTGATGCCCGATCTAGAGGCTACCTGCTCTTTAGATTTGGGTTGTCCTGCTGATCAATTTGCACTGTTTCGGTCTCTGCATCCTGACCGCGTCGTCGTGGTGTATGCCAATACCAGTGCTGCAGTTAAGGCTCAGGCCGATTGGATGGTCACCAGTTCTTGTGCTCTTGCGATCGTACACCAATTACATCAGCAAGGCAAAAAAATCTTGTGGGCTCCTGATCGTCACCTAGGTAGTTATATTCAGGAGCAAACGGGCGCTGACATGCTACTGTGGAATGGTGCCTGCATAGTGCATGATGAATTTAAAGGGGTTGAGCTTGAGCTATTGCGTGCTCAGCATCCTCAAGCAGTCGTATTAGTCCACCCAGAGTCTCCTAGCAGTGTGGTTGCGCAAGCTGATGTCGTGGGCTCAACTTCAGCCATGATTAAAGCGGTTGTTGATGGCAATGCTGCCGAATATATCGTGGCGACTGATCAAGGTATCTTGCACCGCATGCGCCAATTAGCCCCAGGTAAACATCTCATCGCCGCACCTACCGCGGGTCAAAGCGCCACCTGCAAAAGTTGTGCCAACTGCCCTTGGATGGCCATGAATGGATTGCAAGGCATCTTGCAATGTCTCGAGCAAGGCTCTGGTGAAATTGATGTTCCTGAACCGACTAGATCAAATGCGCTCATTTGTATTGAACGTATGCTCGACTTTACGGAACACCATCCCGAGCTTTTAGCTAAAGCGCAACATGGCTTTGTGAAAAACATCGGGGCTGCTTAA
- a CDS encoding bactofilin family protein: protein MSTNENTESTNHPYAQDVDQDNLLIIGKNFTAIGDLMGQGTVVVVGRLEGNMITTKAIIAAGSTVLGNLTCVQSDISGYVKGTIEAANVIIRKGAKIEGEINYSTLAMEQGSDVLGKLKKISPKPQTTQGPALTSYEARTEKPKLTETFALDIHPEWKQKLASDPISRADTRLEQSDGTPAPAWITLTADKCGIVVASEEFKALVAQGKSLKLRLTNGSDCFDFNLPA, encoded by the coding sequence ATGAGCACCAACGAAAATACTGAATCAACAAACCACCCCTATGCTCAGGATGTGGATCAAGACAACCTTTTAATTATTGGCAAAAATTTTACCGCAATAGGCGATTTAATGGGTCAAGGAACCGTGGTGGTTGTAGGAAGACTCGAAGGTAACATGATTACGACCAAAGCAATTATTGCGGCTGGTTCAACTGTTTTAGGTAACCTTACCTGTGTCCAGTCAGATATTTCTGGCTACGTCAAGGGGACTATTGAGGCTGCCAATGTGATTATTCGCAAGGGCGCCAAGATCGAGGGCGAAATCAATTACTCGACCTTAGCTATGGAACAAGGTAGCGATGTCCTCGGCAAGCTAAAAAAAATAAGCCCCAAACCACAGACGACCCAAGGCCCGGCACTAACCAGCTATGAAGCACGCACTGAAAAGCCCAAGCTTACGGAAACATTTGCCTTAGATATTCACCCCGAATGGAAGCAAAAGCTTGCAAGCGATCCGATATCTCGAGCTGATACCCGCTTAGAGCAGAGTGATGGAACGCCAGCCCCAGCATGGATAACACTCACTGCAGATAAGTGTGGAATTGTTGTAGCAAGCGAAGAATTTAAAGCCCTAGTAGCCCAAGGTAAGTCCCTTAAATTGCGCCTTACCAATGGCTCAGATTGTTTTGACTTCAACTTACCCGCTTAA
- a CDS encoding IS3 family transposase, translating into MQEKIYPSRSEAKSEIFEYIEEFYNRVRRHKHLSQLSPFAFEQRQIAL; encoded by the coding sequence ATTCAAGAAAAAATTTACCCAAGCAGGTCTGAAGCAAAATCAGAAATCTTTGAATATATCGAGGAGTTCTACAATCGGGTAAGGCGTCACAAGCATCTATCCCAATTAAGTCCATTTGCGTTCGAACAACGTCAAATTGCGTTATAA